A stretch of the Musa acuminata AAA Group cultivar baxijiao chromosome BXJ2-7, Cavendish_Baxijiao_AAA, whole genome shotgun sequence genome encodes the following:
- the LOC103992318 gene encoding alpha-humulene synthase-like: protein MGEIATKEAFEWITSFPKIVQAAAIIGHIMNDITSHEKILCISVVVFNKFKDEGGSFMSTLGSDVKGLLSLYNAAYLGTHGEIILDEAISFTRNYLVSALADLKPPLTTQVSLDLETPLCRRMRRLLAREYISIYQEDATRDDAILELAKLDFNLLQSLHREELKNITKWWNDLVSSKNLSFARDRLVECYFWMLGVYFEPYYSRARVIATKVIVLTSILDDIYDVYSTLEESQRLTEAIQRWDAKVVHQLPEYMKDYYLKLIHNFEEFEDLLASDEKYRITYLKEATKELSEAYFEESKWRDQHYVPTLEEHLHVSLISSGYPMLECASFVGMREIATKEAFQWITSFPKIVQASAIICRIMNDITSHELEQTREHVASTVQCYMKEYGTDVHVACKKLQVLVDDAWKDINEECLNQTAFPVALLQRIVNFSRMMENIYKYIDGYTNSSTKTKEHISLLLVHPVPL from the exons ATGGGAGAAATAGCAACTAAGGAGGCATTTGAGTGGATTACTAGTTTCCCAAAGATTGTCCAAGCTGCTGCAATAATTGGTCATATCATGAATGACATTACATCACATGAG AAAATCTTATGTATTTCTGTAGTTgtctttaacaagttcaaagatgaGGGAGGGAGTTTCATGTCTACCTTGGGGAGTGATGTGAAAGGACTGTTAAGCTTGTACAACGCAGCCTATCTTGGGACTCATGGGGAGATCATTCTTGATGAAGCCATCTCTTTTACGAGGAATTACCTAGTGTCTGCATTAGCTGATCTTAAACCACCATTAACAACGCAAGTGTCTCTTGACCTCGAGACACCTCTCTGTAGAAGAATGAGAAGGCTCTTGGCAAGAGAATACATATCTATATACCAAGAGGATGCCACACGAGATGATGCCATCCTGGAGCTTGCAAAGTTGGACTTCAATTTGCTGCAATCTCTTCATCGCGAGGAACTTAAGAACATTACCAA GTGGTGGAATGATTTAGTCTCCTCAAAAAATCTCAGTTTTGCTCGAGATAGATTGGTGGAATGCTATTTCTGGATGCTGGGGGTATACTTTGAACCCTACTATTCTCGTGCACGAGTGATAGCGACCAAGGTGATTGTCCTTACTTCAATTCTGGACGACATATATGATGTCTATAGCACATTGGAGGAGAGTCAACGACTAACTGAGGCAATTCAAAG GTGGGATGCGAAGGTTGTTCATCAATTACCAGAGTACATGAAGGATTATTATCTAAAGCTAATCCACAActttgaagagtttgaagatttatTGGCTTCCGATGAGAAATATCGCATAACCTATCTGAAGGAAGCG ACGAAAGAATTATCTGAAGCTTATTTTGAGGAATCCAAATGGAGAGATCAACATTACGTACCAACTTTGGAAGAACATCTACATGTTTCCCTCATCAGTTCAGGATATCCTATGCTCGAATGTGCTTCTTTCGTTGGAATGAGAGAAATAGCAACTAAGGAGGCATTTCAATGGATTACTAGTTTCCCAAAGATTGTCCAAGCTTCTGCAATAATTTGTCGTATCATGAATGACATTACTTCACATGAG TTGGAACAAACTAGGGAACATGTTGCCTCCACAGTCCAATGCTACATGAAAGAATATGGAACAGATGTGCATGTGGCATGTAAGAAGCTCCAAGTTCTAGTTGATGATGCATGGAAGGATATAAATGAAGAGTGCCTCAATCAAACTGCATTCCCTgttgctttacttcaaaggattgtTAATTTTTCACGAATGATGGAAAATATATATAAGTACATCGATGGATACACCAACTCCTCTACGAAGACAAAGGAACATATCTCTTTGTTACTTGTACATCCTGTTCCACTTTGA